The following coding sequences lie in one Mycoplasma tauri genomic window:
- a CDS encoding adenine phosphoribosyltransferase, with protein sequence MDLKKFIRDVNDFPKPGVLFKDISPLLANGQALHKTIELISEEAKDVDVIVGPDARGFLFGTPTAAKLSKPFIMVRKPGKLPGKVISKSYDLEYGNNILQIQDGFIKPGQTVAIVDDVLATGGTLKAIIKLLKDQGAIVKKVILLLELEQLNGRDFLKTEGDFDIVSLVKF encoded by the coding sequence ATGGATTTAAAAAAATTTATTAGAGATGTTAATGATTTTCCAAAACCAGGTGTTTTGTTTAAAGATATTTCTCCATTATTAGCAAACGGTCAAGCATTACATAAAACAATTGAATTGATTTCAGAAGAAGCTAAAGATGTAGATGTAATAGTTGGACCTGATGCAAGGGGATTCTTATTTGGTACTCCTACAGCTGCAAAATTGAGTAAACCATTTATTATGGTTCGTAAACCTGGTAAGTTACCTGGAAAAGTAATTTCAAAATCATATGATTTAGAATATGGCAATAATATTTTACAAATTCAAGACGGTTTTATCAAACCTGGGCAAACTGTTGCTATAGTTGATGATGTTTTAGCAACAGGTGGCACTTTAAAAGCAATAATAAAATTGCTTAAAGATCAGGGGGCTATTGTAAAGAAAGTTATTTTACTTCTTGAGTTAGAACAATTAAACGGTAGAGATTTTCTCAAAACTGAAGGAGATTTCGATATTGTTTCGCTTGTAAAATTTTAA